The following coding sequences lie in one Silene latifolia isolate original U9 population chromosome 5, ASM4854445v1, whole genome shotgun sequence genomic window:
- the LOC141655100 gene encoding uncharacterized protein LOC141655100 codes for MDPTCCRCKLVEETDLHALILCPTVKLIWECFGVDVDDEWSGVHNMEEWARLVVKRSDQTEASKKFILLWAIWNERNHVLHGGEPNNPSTIVDNALKYLESFAGLMREKKGNHGGCIAATNQWSPPPEGSWKVNVDAAIFNEKGCGMGVVIRDHEGSVGKARVKQVRAQWEVNITEAKAAFLGLQMARQMGIESVILESDSLVLVTLLKTRKVENSNLGNVVQGILRLSEEFGSCAFSFVKRNGNKAAHSMAHYSPLDYSTRIWVASCPELIADIVSADFMSSFS; via the coding sequence ATGGATCCTACTTGTTGCAGATGCAAACTTGTTGAGGAAACTGATTTACATGCCCTTATTTTGTGTCCTACTGTGAAACTAATATGGGAGTGCTTTGGAGTAGATGTTGATGATGAATGGAGTGGGGTGCATAATATGGAGGAGTGGGCTCGGCTTGTCGTGAAGCGCAGTGATCAAACTGAAGCGAGTAAGAAATTCATATTATTGTGGGCTATTTGGAACGAGAGAAACCATGTCCTTCATGGGGGTGAGCCTAACAACCCATCTACTATCGTCGATAACGCTTTGAAATATCTAGAATCATTTGCAGGCTTGATGAGGGAGAAAAAAGGAAACCATGGGGGCTGCATTGCAGCAACAAATCAATGGTCGCCACCACCGGAAGGCTCTTGGAAAGTCAACGTGGATGCAGCAATTTTTAATGAGAAGGGATGTGGAATGGGGGTGGTTATTCGGGATCACGAAGGCTCGGTTGGAAAAGCAAGGGTGAAGCAGGTGAGGGCTCAGTGGGAGGTAAACATCACTGAGGCGAAGGCGGCGTTTTTAGGACTGCAAATGGCACGTCAAATGGGTATCGAGTCCGTCATTTTGGAGTCTGATTCTCTGGTCCTAGTTACGCTACTTAAGACTCGTAAGGTAGAGAATAGCAATCTTGGAAATGTGGTGCAAGGAATCCTTAGGCTAAGTGAAGAATTTGGGTCATGTGCTTTCAGTTTTGTAAAGCGGAATGGAAATAAGGCCGCTCATAGCATGGCTCACTACTCCCCTTTAGATTACTCGACTAGAATATGGGTTGCCTCGTGTCCGGAGTTAATCGCAGATATTGTATCAGCTGATTTCATGTCGTCCTTTAGCTAA
- the LOC141655101 gene encoding uncharacterized protein LOC141655101: MRTLFKSQELWDLVEDGFDDSDIEQQRLKENRKKDAKALLFVQSSVHENIFSRIASSATSKEAWQILKTEFKGSDKVIAVKLQTLRRDFETLNMQNNEYVQDYLSRASTIVNKMKSYGENISNKTVVPKILRSLTSRFDSIVAAIEETHDMSTYSFDELMSSLQVHEERLNHSKQKNEEKAFQVKGKSSKENDNNNFGGRGNDRGGFRGRGRGGGRGRGQHFGQRQHGQKSSIQCHHCTKFGHKEANCWIKAQNQK, translated from the coding sequence ATGAGAACTTTGTTTAAATCTCAAGAGCTATGGGATTTAGTTGAAGACGGTTTTGACGACTCGGATATCGAACAACAAAGATtgaaagaaaatagaaaaaaagaTGCAAAAGCGCTCCTATTTGTTCAATCATCTGTTCATGAAAATATTTTCTCCAGAATTGCATCATCAGCAACTTCGAAGGAGGCATGGCAAATTTTAAAAACTGAATTCAAAGGCTCGGATAAGGTAATCGCTGTTAAGCTTCAAACGCTACGCCGCGATTTTGAAACTTTAAATATGCAAAATAATGAGTACGTGCAGGATTACCTATCTAGAGCTAGTACAATTGTGAATAAAATGAAGTCTTATGGGGAAAATATTTCAAATAAAACAGTGGTTCCAAAAATTTTGAGAAGTCTTACTTCTAGATTTGATTCTATTGTCGCTGCAATTGAAGAAACTCATGATATGTCAACTTATTCTTTTGATGAATTAATGAGTTCTTTGCAAGTTCATGAAGAACGATTAAATCATTCAAAACAAAAGAATGAAGAAAAAGCATTTCAGGTGAAGGGAAAATCTTCAAAAGAAAATGACAATAATAATTTTGGTGGACGTGGAAACGATAGAGGTGGTTTCCGCGGTCGAGGTCGTGGTGGTGGCAGAGGCCGTGGCCAACATTTTGGGCAGCGACAACATGGACAAAAGTCGTCCATTCAATGTCATCATTGTACTAAATTCGGTCACAAAGAAGCAAATTGTTGGATAAAGGcacaaaatcaaaaataa